The Chitinispirillum alkaliphilum DNA segment CACCTTTCTTTTGCGAAACAAATGGCATGATCATGTCAGCGCGTCTTTGAGTGGTGATAAGGAGGAAAAGCCCGATGAGGGTTTAAGGCTGCATCTCGAGCTGCCGGTACACTACCCACAATGGGCACAGCGTATACTGGGTACCGAGCCCCCAAGCTTAAGTATCTCAGGCACACTGACAATGAGCATTGTCTACGATGACACCCGAACTCAGGTGGGTAGTATAGAGAGAAGCGGAGGAAGCTTTGGGTTTGAGAGCGAAAGCCAGTTTAGTATAACCGGTAGTGTGGGGAGACTGATTAATATGAACATTACCGCAAGCAGCGGTGATGGGTTCGATTTCGGTGATGACCCGCTGAAAAATTTTAAAATCGAATATAAAGAGTCGTACTCCGGAGAGCTTGAGGATGAAATAATTCAGGAAGTGGTTGCAGGATATACCGGCTTTGATATGCCTGGTACAAGCCTGTCCGGTTATTCTGAGAGACACGAGGGGCTTTTTGGGGTAAAAGTTAGGTCAAAGCTGGGTCCATTGATGCTCACCGCCATCATGAGTCATGCTCAGGGAGAGGTTGAGAGGATTTCGCCCGAAAGACAAAGAGGGGAGGAATTTTTAAGAGAAACCGATTACGTCAAAAACAGATTCTTCTTCCTTGATTCCGTCTACAGAAGTTACTACAACAGAAGATACAATTTCACTTCGCCGGACCCCAATACACCAGAGCCTCCCAGGGTCGATTCTTTGCAGATATTCAGAAGAATGTCCGCCTTCGAAAAAAGTGGCGTAAACCGGGACCCAAATCGTATCTGGTTCAAAGCAAGAACAACCGGGCAGGACCATGCTGAATTTGAACTGCTCAGAAGAGACGATCACTATTATCTGGACCCTTCGGAAGGCTGGATCCGGTTTCATGACACCGTTTTCATCAGTGACAATAACCTTATCGCATACTCCATGACCACAACAGACGGCAGTATAACAAAAGGGCAGCTCGTTCCTACAAACGGTTCGGATACCGTCAATATCTACCAGTTTGCAGTGCTTAAGCCCGGTAATATGCCTGATGAAGCTGTCAATGATTCCACTTACGATCTGATGTGGAGAAATGTGTATCGAATCCCTCTGGAGAAGGATCTCTCCAACCTAAGACTTGAATTTTTACATGTGGAACCCGGTACGGCCGATACCACCCGACATGTAAGGGGAAGCAACAGGTTTATTTCTGATGTGCTTGGTGTTTCTGAAAACAATCAGCTGAAAACACAGGATAAAAGAATTTTCGACACGGATAACGGGTTTCTTATTATTCCCCCGTTTGATTCCACCTTCCATGGCAATGAACCATTTGCAAACCCTGAGCTTCTGGAGCTGGCAGACACAACCATTTACCGCTACAGTCATACATCATCAACTTTCAGAGAGTACAGGCCAAGTTTCAGAATCAGAACAAGTGGCACTGTCAGGGGTACAAGTTACATGCTGGGGTGGGGGGTAATGCGCGGTACTGTAAGGGTGAGTGGCAGAGGAGTGGTTTTTGAAGAAAACCTCGATTATGTGGTAAACTACGACATGGGAACCCTTGATCTTATCTCTCCAAGAGCAATCAATGAAGAGAACATTGAGATAGAATATCAGAGAGAGTCTTTATTTGTACCCGAGAGGAAATGGTTTGTGGGTACCAGGGGAGAGGTTCAGCTTCCGTTTATAAGTGACAGATCTTTTGCTGCAATGAATATGCTCTTCCAGGGATCTTCTTCAATACAGACACCGCAACTTGGTTCTGAACCTTACGGCAAAATGCTTCTCAACTTCAATACCCGGCTCGATTTCGAACCAGAATGGATGACCGGACTTGTAAATCTGCTGCCATTCATGAACACCACCGGTAAATCATCTGCCCAGTTTGATTTTGAAACTGCCTACAGCAGTATGGAGCCCAATAAACATGGTTCGGCCTATCTTGATAATTTCGAAAGAATCAGGCGCAGCTATGAACTGAGTCTGCATCATCGCGCATGGCATCCTGCAAGTTTCCCCTTTCCCGATGAAAACATACTCGATCGCCCTCCGGCATGGGACTTTTACTGGTTTACACCTATTCCTCATGATGACAAGCACAGGGTTTCAAGAAATTCTATGTGGATGGAGGATCCTGATCGTTCTGGCAGAACCGGTGCTGATTATGTCAATGTCCTTCGTATGCATGCAATGCCTGCACATCCGGAGCCGGAGCTGACATCGCGGTTTGAAAATGCCTACGCGGCCATAATGACACCCTTTCACCGCTCTGCCATGGATCTTTCAAAAGCGGATTATCTGGAAATACTGCTTAAACCGGAATCCAACGTTTCTGGCAATGGTAAATTTACTTTCCAGATCGGGAGACTTAGGGAGGATCAGGTCCGGCAGGGAGGACCGCCCAATCAGAGAGCTGATGCAGAGGATCCTCAGAGACTCGGTGTGTACAGGGAGGAGCTGGATCTTGGGCTTAACGGATTAATAGATTCCATGGAATACTATCTTATTCCAAATGCTCATGGAACCGCCTGGGACACACTCTTTTATGGTGATACCTTACTGAACGACCCCAGTGATCCAGCAGGGGATAACTGGAAGGAGTACAGTGATGCCAGTACCAGAAACAACTACCGTTTTGTGAACGGGACTCAGAACAACGGGTATATGGATACTGAGGACATCCTGAATAATGGGGAATTCAGAATTTTTGAAGAAGAGAGCTTTTACAGTTATACAATCGATCTTGACGATGACCGAAACCCCTATATTGTTCAAAACACCAGACTCCAGCCTGGCAGTGGCTGGAGGCTCTACCGTATTCCAATTAAAGAGGTTCTGCCCGGTATTCGGGACAGTGTAAACAGCCCCTCATGGCGGGATGCGGATATGGTACGCCTGGTGTGGACTGATTTTGACAGCCGCAATCTTACAAGAGAAAATCAGCTCGTTATCGGAAAACTGGAGGTTGTGGGTAATGAGTGGGAAGTGATCTCCGGGGGGCTTGCTGACTCTGAACCGGTAAAAAAAATAGAACCCTCCGTCATCAATAACCAGGAGAACGAAACCTACAGGCAGAGCATCGACTCAATGTCTTTCAGACCCAGAACTACCCGTGAACAGGGTGCTGAACTTCAGCAGGCGCTGCGTTTAAACTTCTCTGAGCTTCTCCCGGGCGATACAGCGCTGGTGAGAAAAGATATAAGTCAGATGCCCCAGGACATCTCAGCCTATGATTCTCTTTCCTTGTACATCCATGGGGACTACTATAACGCCCCTTATGACAATGAAGTCGAGTTTGTATTCCGGTTTGGAACTGATGATTCAACGTACTATGAATACCGAAGCCCTGTTGATCCGGGATGGAAAAAGCTAACGGTTAATATCAAAGAAATTGCAGAGCTGAAGCTGGGTGAGGATTTTGGAGCTAATCCCATCAATATTACAAGCAGGGATGGAACGATGAGGGTCGTTGCTCCAGTTAACAGGAGACCTAATTTTGCCAACATCTCCTATATGGCTATGGGGGTTGTACATGTGGGGCAGGGAATGATTCCCCACGAGGGAGAAATATGGGTTACAGAGCTGAAAGTCTCAGGAGCAAGGGAACTCAGGGGCTGGGCTTCGAGAACAAGCATCAGTACTCAGTGGGCCGATTTTATGAATCTTTCGGCTAATATGGATTACATGAATGCTGATTTCAGACGCATGGTGGATACCGATATCAGGCCCGATGACTCCCGGCTTTCCGGAAGCTTCAATGCCAGTGCCAATCTTGATAAATTTCTGCCCCAGCAGTGGGGGGTATCTATTCCGGTTGGGGGGGCGGTAAGCGGCTCAATCACAAGACCACAGCAGCAGCCCGGGACCGATGTTTTTCTCATGGAGAATAACAAACCTGATGGACTTTCTGATATGCTTGGCGATGCTGTGAACATGATGCTTGGCAGGGATGTTATGAGAACTGACAGCTCAATGGCAAAATTGTACGAAAGACAGAATGTAACAAAGAGCGCATATGCAAGTTATAGTAAAACAAGCCGCTCATCAAATCCGCTGGTAAATATAACTGCCGACAGAATCGGAACAGAAGTGCGTTACAACCAAACTGCTAACTGGAACGCAAGAGGGGAAAATCCTGACCCTGACAGTCTCTTGTTTGTTGTTATAGATACCTCGGTTTCTTATACCGGTAAATTAACCTACGATCTAAGTCCCAGACAATCTTCGGGATGGAGCAGTTGGAGACCATTGGAAAATCTCTCCTGGGTGCCGGGAAGAATGCGAAGCTATCAGTTTAACCTCTTCCCAAGACAGCTCAATTTTAATCTCGCAGAGCTGACTTACGAAAAAAGACGACAGATTGACACTGAACAGGACTTTTATCCCGAGCTCACCCGTAATTTCACGCTAAGACACGGGATGAATTTTGCCTATTCGCCAATCAGTCCGCTGCTCTCATTTGACTATAGACTGAACATTTTCCGCGACCTTACGCCTGATGCAGGTTTTTCACGCGGGGAGTTCTGGGGTCTTATGAATAACTCTGTGTTGCAGCTCAAGGATGACTGGGATTCCAGATATCTTATTCTTCACGGCGAACAGAGAAGAGATCAGGAAGCAAAAATCAGCTTTAACCCACAGATATTTGACTGGCTTACCCACAGATTCGAATATTCGGCAAATTACAACAGCAATATCAGCTCTGAAGGCGGGACTCATGCCCCTGATCTCTATAGCCAAATTGTGCGCTCCTCCCTGAGACTGAACAGTTCTTTGGATTTCAATTCCTTGTTCGGACGTTTGGGCTCGGCAACATCGGAAACTAATCTCCTCAACTCACTTTTCGAGAGCACCGCCAAAGGATTGAACAGTATCGACCTGCGCTCTGTATCAATGACCTATGAAACGGGAACTGAACTCAGAAACAATAATTTCAGTTCGCAGTTTCTCGAAGAGGCCGGGATAGATGGGTTTGATTTCTTCATGTATCAGTTAGGACTACTTGACCGTTCCCTGAGCGATCTTATTTCTGGGCATATTGACGATTATCGCACACTGGGTGGAATGCACTACAGAACACCATTTGAACAAACCAATGCACTCTTCAGAAATGACTCAAGGACAGGAAGAACCGATACCAGATTTACCACACAGTTCTCAATACCCGGACCTGTAAGGATAAGGGTTTCAAACATAAGTCTGGGTTGGGGGAAAAACTTTCAGGTCAACCCGGATACTTCATACGTTGACACTACTTTCACCTCCCCTGAGATTAGAGTGGCTGCAAATACGCCCGATCTAATTAAAATCGGCCCTGTGGGTGATGCACTTCAGAGAGCTAATTTAAGCAGTAATTTCAGATACAGAAGAAACGAAACTGTTAGCTCCAGAAGAGAGAATCTTGAAACCACACTTGTTGATTTTTCCCCACTTGTAGCTTTTGAGGGAACTTTCAAAAGATGGCCTTCTCTTGTTTTCAGCTTCCGCCAGAACTATTCTGTGGAAACAAAGGAGTCCCATACTACTTCAACTGATATACGCCGAAGCGGGGTTTTTACCCTAAATTATGAATTTTCTCAATCAAGTGCCCTACAAGATATTAAATTATTCAATCGGGTTATTCCTGTGCGCGGGAGAGCGAGGGTTGGATTGAGGATCTCAAATGAGTCCGAAGAGTTGACCGTTGGTGAGCAGGATCCCATAATCAGAAAACGTTTTTCACTTGAGCCGGAAATGTCCTATGTATTTACAGACAATGTAACCGGAAGGCTCAGATATTCATATCAAAGCAGCGAAAGAGAAGGTACTCCAAGCAGAACCAATGTTTTCGCCTTGATTGTAACTGTAAACCTGTAAGAGAAACTATGATAAAAAAAATTCTGTTCAATGCAAGTTCAACAGAAAAAAGAGCTGCTTTGCTTGAAAATGACAAAGTAGTTGAAGTGGTTGTTGAACGTCCCGATTATTTCAGGCTTGTAGGAAATATTTACAGAGGAAGAGTGGTGTCGGTTCTTCCCGGTATACAGGCTGCATTTATCGATGTCGGTTTGGAAAAGTGTGCCTTTCTCCATGCCTCAGATGTTGACCCCTCTCTTTTGCTGGAGGCCGATGACGTTTTAATGGAACGCTACACTGGTCAGGATTTTTCAAAAAGAGGTAAGGTTCCAAAAATCCCAATCGAAAAAGTTCTGCAAACCGGGCAGGAGATTCTGGTTCAGGTCCAAAAAGAACCCATCGGAAACAAGGGTGCCAAAGTCACTACACAGATTAGTCTCGCAGGAAGATTCCTGGTACTGGTACCTGACACCGATTTTATCGGGGTTTCAAAGAAAACTCATGATAACCAGAAAAGGGCCAGATTAAAAAAACTGATCTCTCAGCTCAAACCACCGGGCGTGGGTTTTATTGTCCGAACCATTGGACTTAAGGTTTCTGAAACCGAATTTGTTAAGGAGATCCATATTCTACTGGATGCCTGGAGAAGCACTCAGGAAGAGGCCCTTAGCGGTTCGGGACCAAAAATGATACACAGAGAACTGGGCATTACCACAAGGGTTATCAGGGATCTGTTTTCTGAAGAGGTTACTGAGGTACATGTGGATGAGGAAAACGATTATAAAGAGGTCATGAGCTATCTGCAGGCCCTCTCACCTGATCTTCAGAAAAAGGTTAACCTCTACAACGAAAAGACTCCACTCTTTGATAAATTCGATATCGAAAAAGATCTTGAAAGATTATTGAAAAGAAAAGTCTGGCTGAAAAGCGGAGGATACATTCTTATTGACAGAACCGAGGCGTTGGTGGCAATAGATGTAAACACCGGACGCAATGTGGGGAAAAGCAATCTTGAGGATACAATCTTCAAAACCAATATGGATGCAGTAGGGGAGATATGCAGGCAGCTAAGGCTCAGAGATATCGGTGGCCTCATCGTTGTTGATTTTATCGATATGCAGAGAATGGATAACAGGAGAAAAATTGAGACTGCAATGAGAAAAGCTCTTGATGCTGATCCGACTGCAACGGCTTCAACCGGACTCTCCAAATTCTGCCTTATGGAGATTACAAGAAAGAGAGTACGTCCGGAGCTACAGGAATTTTTCTCCGATGTGTGTCATGCATGTGGAGGCTTGGGGTGGGTGTTTTCACCGGAAACCGTTACGGCAAGAATCGACAGAACGCTGCAGAGAACAGAAAATATGCCCAGAGAGCTGACTTTGTCCGTGCATCCTGCTGTTGCTGCATACCTGCATAAAAATGGGGATGTGCTCAAGGAAATGCTCCAGAGAGAGCACAATTGCACGCTCAATGTCGTGGAGGATGATGAACTGGATCAGGATGAGTATAGTTTTGCCGAAATCCCGGGCGGAAATTCCATGCACAACAGCTGATCAATTAGGGGTATATGCCACTTTTTTGATAGCACCGGGAAACAAATCATGTAACTGATTTATCAACCTTGTTTTTTCTGGTTGCATATTATTATATTTATTATCCTTTTTTCGAATTGGATTACTATACTGTTTTATATAAATGGCCCTGATCACTGCCAGGAAAGTGATTAAAGCTGTTGAAACGAGGAGATTTCATGTATTCTATTATTGAACAGGGTGGCACTCAGTTAAAAGTCTCTCCAGGAATGAAAGTCCGTGTACCGCTTATCGATGCTGAAGCCGGAACTGAATTTTCTATTGACCGTGTTCTGTTAACCAGCAATGACAACAACGTTAAAGTTGGTACTCCGGTTGTGGAGGGAGTCAGTGTAACTGCGAAAGTGCTTGAAGAGGTCAAGGACAAAAAGGTTCTTGTTGTTAAAAAGAAAAGACGCAAGGATTACAAAAGAAAAAACGGACATCGTCAAAGATATTCAATGATAGAAATTCTTTCTATTAATGAGTAGAAGATTATAGCTTTTTTGTTTAAGGAGTGAACAGAGCATGGCACATAAAAAGGGTGTGGGAAGTAGTAGAAACGGAAGAGACAGTAATCCTAAAATGCTGGGCGTGAAGAGGTTCGGCGGAGAAACGGTTACTGCCGGAACCATCATTATTCGTCAGAGAGGTACTGTGGTTCATCCTGGTGAAAATGTGGGTAAGGGTTCTGATGATACACTTTTCGCAAAAGCTGATGGTGTGGTAAAGTTTTCCAGATTCAGAGAGAACAAAAAACGGGTTCATATCGTACCGGTTGCATAAGTAAATTTGATCTGGTTTGTTGCGGGGACAGCTTGTTTAAAAGCTATGTCCCCTTTTTTTTACCTGATAAAGACTTACGAGCCATATACCCGCTTTAAATTTTTACTCCGCACAATCCGTATTGTCCATGCGTGAGAAATCGTCCTTAATAACTTCAACGCTGATAGTGCGATCCTTACTTCCATCTGTCAGCCTTGTCATGCCGGTTTCTTCGGTTATCTCTACCCATTCACCCTCATCTCCAACCTGCTTAAGAATTTCAAAATTCAGTCTCCTGGTTTCAAATTCCGAGATAGCAAGGTGTATAGTGTCTTTTGCTAAATAGTAGGTCCCCCTTGATATGAATTCCCAGTCCTCCCTGAGTGTTTGGTGGCTTTGCCCTCTTTTCCTCTCGATAAATCTCACTTCTCCGTTTTCAAAAAACAGTAGTATTTTTTCCTCAACTGCATTGATGTCGGGATTTCTTTCACTGGTTTCCACAGTTTGAGTTTTCCAACATCCATAAATTGATTCGCCCAATAAGCTGGCCGGGCTTGATTTCATAAAGGGGGTACAGTTCAGGAGTGACATAAGGAAAACTACTACTACTATTATAGTTGAGACTGGCTGATCCAAACGAAAAATTGCCACCTGTACCTCTCAATCGGTTAGGTTTTATGCAGGTACGTAAACAAAAGAGAATTATTATGCTTTTGGGGTTAAGGCTTAACTGAGCCTGCAGGACATAAGCGAATTTCTTATAAAAAAAGGCAACAAAATTAATGTTGCCTTTAGGGGTAGTTGGATCGCAGCCAGAGTTCAGAAGCGCCTTATTTGTTTGTAGTCTCTTCTAAGAACACTATAGGGGATAAATCGGTTCTGGCTTCCATCGGTTATAGTTAAATCAGATGTTTCATGCTG contains these protein-coding regions:
- a CDS encoding ribonuclease, Rne/Rng family → MIKKILFNASSTEKRAALLENDKVVEVVVERPDYFRLVGNIYRGRVVSVLPGIQAAFIDVGLEKCAFLHASDVDPSLLLEADDVLMERYTGQDFSKRGKVPKIPIEKVLQTGQEILVQVQKEPIGNKGAKVTTQISLAGRFLVLVPDTDFIGVSKKTHDNQKRARLKKLISQLKPPGVGFIVRTIGLKVSETEFVKEIHILLDAWRSTQEEALSGSGPKMIHRELGITTRVIRDLFSEEVTEVHVDEENDYKEVMSYLQALSPDLQKKVNLYNEKTPLFDKFDIEKDLERLLKRKVWLKSGGYILIDRTEALVAIDVNTGRNVGKSNLEDTIFKTNMDAVGEICRQLRLRDIGGLIVVDFIDMQRMDNRRKIETAMRKALDADPTATASTGLSKFCLMEITRKRVRPELQEFFSDVCHACGGLGWVFSPETVTARIDRTLQRTENMPRELTLSVHPAVAAYLHKNGDVLKEMLQREHNCTLNVVEDDELDQDEYSFAEIPGGNSMHNS
- a CDS encoding 50S ribosomal protein L21p, whose protein sequence is MYSIIEQGGTQLKVSPGMKVRVPLIDAEAGTEFSIDRVLLTSNDNNVKVGTPVVEGVSVTAKVLEEVKDKKVLVVKKKRRKDYKRKNGHRQRYSMIEILSINE
- a CDS encoding 50S ribosomal protein L27p, whose translation is MAHKKGVGSSRNGRDSNPKMLGVKRFGGETVTAGTIIIRQRGTVVHPGENVGKGSDDTLFAKADGVVKFSRFRENKKRVHIVPVA